A stretch of DNA from Candidatus Eisenbacteria bacterium:
GAGAACTGCACCGTCCGCTCGACCGCGCACATGCGTTGCAAATTCTCCGTCCCCCGCTGTACGGTGCCGGCCCATGGCAAGCGACATGCTGCAAATGGTCGTCAACATGCTGCGGGCCCAGCGCGACGCCACCCCGCAAATCGTCGACCCGGTCGCGCTGCGCGCCGGCATGGAGAGCATGACGAGCCTCATGCCGCTCGCGCCCGACGTCACGCACGAGCCCACCGCGGCCGGCGGCGTGCGAGCCGAGTGGGTGTCGGCCCCCGGTGCGCACGAGGACCGCGTGGTCCTGTACCTGCACGGCGGCGCGTACGTGATGGGATCGATCAACACGCACCGCGACCTCGCCGGACGGATCTCGCGGGCGTCGGGCGCGCGCGTCCTGAACGTCGACTATCGGCTGGCGCCCGAGCACCCGCATCCGGCAGCCGTGGAGGATTCGACGGCCGCGTACCGGTGGCTGATCGGCGAGGGCTACGACGCCGCGGATCTCGCCGTCGCGGGAGACTCCGCGGGGGGCGGGCTCACCGTCGCGACGCTGGTGGCGCTGCGCGACCAGGAGCAGCCGCTGCCCGCGGCCGGCGTTTGTCTATCGCCGTGGGTCGACCTCGAGGGCGTGGGCGAATCCATGACGACGAAGGCCGACGTCGATCCCATGGTGCAGAGGGAGCACCTCGTGATGATGGCGCAGCACTACCTCGCCGATCATCCGCCGCGCACGCCGCTCGCGGCGCCCCTCTACGCCGACCTCTCGGGTCTGCCGCCGCTCTACGTCCAGGTCGGCACCGCCGAGACGCTCCTCGACGACTCGGTCCGGCTCGCCGAGCGCGCGCGCGAGGCGGGCGTCGACGTGACGCTCGAGCAGTGGGACGACATGATCCACGTCTTCCAGGCGTTCGCGCCGATGCTTCCCGAGGGACAGCAGGCGATCGACAAGATCGGCGAGTACCTCCGCGCGCGCTGGGCGTGACGACCGCGCGCGACGCCGCCGGTCCGCCGCCCGGCCTCTACGACTCGCCGTGGCCGGCGGAGGACGGCGGGCCGCGCCGGCAGCTCGTGCCGCGGACGCGCGGCCTCGGCGTCCGCGCCGGCGAGCGTCTCGGTGTGACGTTCCGTTCACTCTTCGTCTGCAACATGGTCGTGCTGCGCGCGCCGGGCGAGGTCTACCTCCAGGGCAGCACGTCCTTCTCGGCCGACGGCGCCGTCTTCGTCGAGCGCGTGGACCCGGTGTCGCTCGAGCCGCTGCGGCGCTCGCCGGATCTGGAGCTCGGCGGCGCGTGGTGGCCGGGCGGGATCGTCGCGCACCGAAACGGCTTCCTCTACGTCACGCAGGGCACGTTCTGTCACAAGCTCGACGCCGACTGCACGCTCGTCGCGAGCCGCCGGCTTCCCCGGCCGCAGGCGTACAACAGCCTGCTCGTGCTCTCCGACGGCAACCTCGTCATGAAGAACATGGTCTTCGACGGCAGCGCGCGCTCCGCGTTCGTCGTGCTCGAGCCAGACGAGCTGCGGCCGGTCGGTCCTGAGGTCGAGATTCCCGAGGGCTCGATCGCGCGCATCTCGAAGGACCTGTCGGACGCGGGCGAGCACGTCTACGTGGTCGGCGACCACACGATCTTCCGCCTGCGCTATGCGGGTGGCCGCCTCGCGCTCGACGACTGGCGCGTGCGCTACCTGACGGCGTCCGACGCCGAACAGTCGTACGGCTGGGATCCGGTGATCGCGGGCGGGCACACGTGGTTCCTCGACAACGGCGCCAACACGTTCTCGGGATCGTTCCGCGGCGGCGGCACGGCGACCGGGCCGATCCATCTGGTGCGAGTGTCGCTCGCCGACGCGCGCGACTGGGAGCTCATGACGCCGTTCGGCGTCGCGCACGGCACGGTCGCGAATCCGCCGGCCTTCGAGCCCGATCGCCGCATCGCCGTCGCGTACGACAGCGGCAACGCGCGCATCGCCGCCTTCCGGTTCGACGGGCCGGGACGGTATGCGCGCCTGTGGGATCACCCGTTCGGCGCCGCGAACCACTTCCTCCTCTATCCGGATACGGGCGAAATCGCCGTCAACGACTTCCAGGAAGGCGTGGGCGAGCACGTCGTCGTCCTCGACCTCGAGACGGGCCGCGAGCTCGGACGGGTCGCAACCGGCAGCCCCGTGCAGTCGGTCGTGTTCCAGGCACCCGGGTTCGGGCGCGACCTCTATACCTGCGCGTTCGCGGGCGTCGCCCGCGTCGAGGTACGGTGAGCCATGAAGCTCGGCCTCTACCTCCGCAACATGGGACCGCAGTCGACGCGCGAGACGATTCTCGCGTGCGCGAGGGCCGCCGAGGCGGCCGGGATCGACGACCTCTGGGTCGCCGATCACATCGCGATCCCGCCCGACGAGGCCGAGGGCTCGGGCGGCCGCTACCTCGATCCGCTCGCGACGCTCGCCTTTCTCGCCGCCGCGACCACGCGCATCGGGCTCGGCACGGGCGTCCTCGTGCTGCCCTACCGGCCGCCGCTCGCGACCGCGAAGTGGGTCGCGTCCATCCAGGAGCTTTCGGGCGGGCGCCTGCGCTTGGGCGTCGGCGCGGGATGGATGGAGGCCGAGTTCCGCGCCGTCGGGGTGGCGCGGAAGGAGCGCGGCCGCGTGACCGACGCGACGCTCGCCTTCCTGCGCCGCTGCTTCGACGCCGACGAGGTCGAGTCGAACGGCCAGCGCTTCCTCTTCCTTCCGCGTCCTCCGCGTCCGCCGATCTTCGTCGGCGGCGCGCCGCCGCACGCGTTCCGGCGCGCCGTCGAGCTCGGCGACGGCTGGATGCCGAACGGCGGCAGCGACCCGGTGGCGCTCCGTCCCGCGATCGAGCAGCTCCACGAGCTGGCCGCGAAGTCGGGGCGACCGCGCCCGGAGGTCGTCATGGTGACGACGCTGCCGCTCGGCGAGCCCGCACGCGCCGCGGACGTCGTCCACGAGCTCGCCGATATCGGCGTGACGCGCGTGGTGCACGGCCTTCGCTACCCGGACGCCGCCGCGTTCGCGCGCGCGGCCGAAGCGCTCGCGACGCACGTCGCGACAAAGGGGGTTTCGTGAGATCCAGACACCATCGCTTCTACGCCGCCGAGGTCTCCTACTTCTCGGCGAAGGTGCGACCGGCCCTGCGCTACAAGCACGTGCCGTTCGACGAGATTCTGCCGACGCCCCAGGCGTACCGCGAGGTGATCCGTCCGCGGACGGGTCTCTCGCAGATCCCCGTGCTGGTCACGCCCGACGGCGAGGTGTTCCAGGATTCGAGCGTCATCCTGGACGAGATCGAGCGCCGCTACCCGGAGCCGCCGCTCTACCCGAAGACGCCCGTCCAGCGGATGCTGGGGCTCGTCCTCGAGATCTACGACGACGAGTTCCTGCTCCTGCCCGGCGTGCACTACCGCTGGAGCTTCCCCGAGAGCGCCACCAAGGCGATCGCGGACTTCACCGCGTCCTCGGGCGATACGCAGGGCGCGACACGCCTCGCCGAGAGCGTACAGGTGTTCACGCGTGTGTCCGGCGTCACGCCGGAGACGATCCCCGCCGTCGAGGCGCACACGAAGGAGCTGCTGCGGGCCTTCGACGCCCATCTGGAGGAATACCCGTACGTCCTGGGTGCGCGGCCGTCGCTCGGCGACTGCGCCCTCATCGGGCTTCTGTATCCCCACCTCTACCTCGACGCCGTACCCGGGCGGCTCATGCGCGAGATCGCGCCGCGGATCTGCCACTGGATCGAGCGGATGAACCACCCCGATCCCGAGAGCTTCGGTGACTGGCTCCCCGTCGACGCGATTCCGCCCACGATGCGTCCCGTCGTCGAGCTGGCCGGCGAAGACGCCGTCCCGTTCATCCTCGACATCGCGCGCGCCTTCGAAGCGTGGGCGGACGCCAACATGACGCACGAGGGATTCCTCCCGCGCGTGGTCGGGATGCACGGGTCGAGCTTGCGCGGCATCCCGCTCGAGCGCATCACGACGCCGTACACCATGTGGATGGTGCAGCGGGTGACCGACGCGTATCGCGCGCTCGCGGCGCAGGAGCGCGCCGCGGTCGACGCGGCGTTCGCCGGCACCGGAGTCGAGGCGCTCCTCGCGTACGTGCCGCGCCGCCGGGTGCGCCGCGACCCGTGCCGGCTGGTGCTCGACCACACCTGAGGGAGGGAAGCCGCGATGCCTTGGGTGGTCCTCATCGTCGCCGGGATCTTCGAGATGGGCTGGGCGATCGGGCTCAAGTACACCGACGGCTTCTCGCG
This window harbors:
- a CDS encoding TIGR03619 family F420-dependent LLM class oxidoreductase, with protein sequence MKLGLYLRNMGPQSTRETILACARAAEAAGIDDLWVADHIAIPPDEAEGSGGRYLDPLATLAFLAAATTRIGLGTGVLVLPYRPPLATAKWVASIQELSGGRLRLGVGAGWMEAEFRAVGVARKERGRVTDATLAFLRRCFDADEVESNGQRFLFLPRPPRPPIFVGGAPPHAFRRAVELGDGWMPNGGSDPVALRPAIEQLHELAAKSGRPRPEVVMVTTLPLGEPARAADVVHELADIGVTRVVHGLRYPDAAAFARAAEALATHVATKGVS
- a CDS encoding alpha/beta hydrolase, yielding MASDMLQMVVNMLRAQRDATPQIVDPVALRAGMESMTSLMPLAPDVTHEPTAAGGVRAEWVSAPGAHEDRVVLYLHGGAYVMGSINTHRDLAGRISRASGARVLNVDYRLAPEHPHPAAVEDSTAAYRWLIGEGYDAADLAVAGDSAGGGLTVATLVALRDQEQPLPAAGVCLSPWVDLEGVGESMTTKADVDPMVQREHLVMMAQHYLADHPPRTPLAAPLYADLSGLPPLYVQVGTAETLLDDSVRLAERAREAGVDVTLEQWDDMIHVFQAFAPMLPEGQQAIDKIGEYLRARWA
- a CDS encoding glutathione S-transferase family protein is translated as MRSRHHRFYAAEVSYFSAKVRPALRYKHVPFDEILPTPQAYREVIRPRTGLSQIPVLVTPDGEVFQDSSVILDEIERRYPEPPLYPKTPVQRMLGLVLEIYDDEFLLLPGVHYRWSFPESATKAIADFTASSGDTQGATRLAESVQVFTRVSGVTPETIPAVEAHTKELLRAFDAHLEEYPYVLGARPSLGDCALIGLLYPHLYLDAVPGRLMREIAPRICHWIERMNHPDPESFGDWLPVDAIPPTMRPVVELAGEDAVPFILDIARAFEAWADANMTHEGFLPRVVGMHGSSLRGIPLERITTPYTMWMVQRVTDAYRALAAQERAAVDAAFAGTGVEALLAYVPRRRVRRDPCRLVLDHT